Proteins co-encoded in one Erwinia sp. genomic window:
- the rpsD gene encoding 30S ribosomal protein S4 (ID:JIFNMEKO_02921;~source:Prodigal:2.6), translated as MARYLGPKLKLSRREGIDLFLKSGVRAIDTKCKIEQAPGQHGARKPRLSDYGVQLREKQKVRRIYGVLERQFRNYYKEAARLKGNTGENLLTLLEGRLDNVVYRMGFGATRAEARQLVSHKSIMVNGRVVSIASYQVTPNDVVSIREKAKKQSRVKAALELAEQREKPTWLEVDAAKMEGVFKRTPERTDLSADINEHLIVELYSK; from the coding sequence ATGGCAAGATATTTGGGTCCTAAGCTCAAGCTGAGCCGCCGCGAAGGTATAGATTTGTTCCTCAAATCTGGCGTTCGGGCGATTGATACCAAGTGTAAAATTGAACAAGCTCCTGGTCAGCATGGTGCGCGTAAACCGCGTTTATCTGACTATGGTGTGCAGTTGCGTGAAAAACAAAAAGTTCGTCGTATCTACGGTGTGCTTGAGCGTCAGTTCCGTAACTATTATAAAGAAGCCGCTCGTCTTAAAGGCAATACAGGTGAAAACCTGCTGACCCTGCTGGAAGGTCGTCTTGATAACGTTGTTTACCGTATGGGCTTTGGTGCCACACGTGCAGAAGCACGTCAGCTGGTCAGTCATAAATCTATTATGGTTAACGGACGCGTTGTTAGCATCGCTTCTTATCAGGTCACTCCGAATGACGTTGTCAGCATCCGTGAGAAAGCCAAAAAGCAATCCCGCGTGAAAGCCGCTCTTGAGCTGGCTGAACAGCGCGAGAAGCCAACCTGGCTGGAAGTTGATGCAGCGAAGATGGAAGGTGTGTTCAAGCGTACTCCTGAGCGTACTGATCTGTCTGCGGACATTAACGAACACCTGATCGTCGAGCTTTACTCTAAGTAA
- the rpsK gene encoding 30S ribosomal protein S11 (ID:JIFNMEKO_02922;~source:Prodigal:2.6), with product MAKAPVRARKRVRKQVSDGVAHVHASFNNTIVTITDRQGNALGWATAGGSGFRGSRKSTPFAAQVAAERCADAVKEYGIKNLEVMVKGPGPGRESTIRALNAAGFRITNITDVTPIPHNGCRPPKKRRV from the coding sequence ATGGCAAAGGCACCAGTTCGTGCACGCAAGCGTGTAAGAAAGCAAGTCTCTGACGGCGTGGCTCATGTCCATGCATCTTTTAACAACACCATCGTGACAATTACCGATCGTCAGGGTAATGCGCTGGGTTGGGCAACAGCCGGTGGTTCCGGTTTCCGTGGTTCTCGTAAGTCAACTCCGTTCGCTGCGCAGGTTGCTGCTGAGCGTTGTGCTGACGCCGTGAAAGAGTACGGTATTAAGAATCTGGAAGTTATGGTCAAGGGTCCAGGTCCAGGCCGCGAATCTACGATTCGTGCCCTGAATGCTGCTGGTTTCCGCATCACAAATATTACTGATGTGACTCCGATCCCCCACAACGGTTGTCGTCCGCCGAAAAAACGTCGCGTATAA
- the rpsM gene encoding 30S ribosomal protein S13 (ID:JIFNMEKO_02923;~source:Prodigal:2.6) produces the protein MARIAGINIPDHKHTVIALTSIYGIGKTRSQAICAATGIAEHVKISELSEEQIDILRDEVAKFVVEGDLRREITLSIKRLMDLGCYRGLRHRRGLPVRGQRTKTNARTRKGPRKPIKK, from the coding sequence GTGGCCCGTATAGCAGGCATTAACATTCCTGATCATAAACATACTGTTATCGCGTTAACCTCGATTTACGGTATCGGCAAAACCCGTTCACAGGCTATCTGTGCTGCGACTGGTATTGCTGAGCATGTTAAGATCAGTGAGCTATCTGAAGAGCAAATTGACATTCTGCGTGATGAAGTCGCGAAGTTTGTTGTCGAAGGCGATCTGCGTCGTGAAATTACCCTGAGCATCAAACGTCTTATGGACCTTGGTTGCTATCGTGGTTTACGCCATCGTCGTGGTCTACCGGTTCGCGGTCAACGCACCAAGACCAACGCACGTACCCGTAAGGGTCCGCGTAAACCGATCAAGAAATAA
- the rpmJ gene encoding 50S ribosomal protein L36 (ID:JIFNMEKO_02924;~source:Prodigal:2.6), with translation MKVRASVKKLCRNCKIVRRDGVVRVICSAEPKHKQRQG, from the coding sequence ATGAAAGTTCGTGCTTCCGTCAAGAAATTATGTCGTAACTGCAAAATTGTACGTCGCGATGGCGTCGTACGTGTCATTTGCAGCGCAGAGCCTAAGCATAAACAACGCCAGGGCTAA
- the secY gene encoding Protein translocase subunit SecY (ID:JIFNMEKO_02925;~source:Prodigal:2.6) encodes MAKKPGLDFQSARGGFDELKRRLLFVIGALIVFRIGSFVPIPGIDATVLAKLLEQQRGTIIEMFNMFSGGALSRASVFALGIMPYISASIIIQLLTVVNPTLAEIKKEGESGRRKISQYTRYGTLVLAIFQSIGIATGLPNMPGMQGLVLNPGFAFYFTAVVSLVTGTMFLMWLGEQITERGIGNGISIIIFAGIVAGLPEAIVHTIEQARQGDLHFLLLLLVAVLVFAVTFFVIFVERGQRRIVVNHAKRQQGRRVYAAQVTHLPLKVNMAGVIPAIFASSIILFPATIASWFGGGTGWNWLTTISMNLQPGQPLYVLLYATAIIFFCFFYTALVFNPRETADNLKKSGAFVPGIRPGEQTAKYIDKIMTRLTLIGALYITFICLIPEFMRDAMKVPFYFGGTSLLIVVVVIMDFMAQVQTLQYSSKYESALKKANLKDTSR; translated from the coding sequence ATGGCAAAGAAACCGGGATTAGATTTTCAAAGTGCCAGAGGTGGATTCGACGAGCTGAAACGCAGATTACTCTTTGTTATCGGCGCGTTGATTGTGTTCCGTATTGGCTCTTTTGTTCCAATCCCCGGTATTGATGCCACCGTACTTGCCAAATTGCTTGAACAGCAGCGTGGTACCATCATTGAAATGTTTAATATGTTCTCTGGTGGTGCCTTAAGCCGTGCCTCGGTCTTCGCGCTTGGTATTATGCCTTATATTTCGGCCTCTATTATCATCCAACTGCTGACTGTAGTTAACCCTACACTGGCAGAGATCAAAAAAGAGGGTGAGTCTGGCAGACGTAAAATCAGTCAGTACACACGCTATGGCACCTTAGTGTTAGCTATATTTCAGTCAATCGGTATTGCTACTGGTTTACCGAATATGCCCGGAATGCAAGGCCTGGTATTAAATCCAGGTTTTGCTTTCTACTTCACAGCTGTTGTCAGTCTGGTAACAGGAACCATGTTCCTGATGTGGCTTGGTGAACAGATAACTGAGCGAGGTATCGGTAACGGTATTTCTATCATTATTTTCGCTGGTATTGTCGCAGGACTACCTGAAGCGATTGTTCATACTATCGAGCAAGCACGGCAAGGCGACCTGCACTTCCTCTTGTTACTGTTGGTTGCAGTACTTGTATTTGCAGTGACCTTCTTCGTTATTTTCGTCGAACGTGGTCAACGTCGAATTGTAGTTAACCATGCGAAGCGTCAGCAAGGCCGTCGGGTATATGCTGCACAGGTAACGCATTTACCGTTGAAAGTGAATATGGCTGGGGTAATACCTGCCATTTTTGCCTCCAGCATCATTCTGTTTCCAGCTACCATTGCTTCATGGTTTGGTGGAGGGACAGGTTGGAACTGGTTGACAACAATTTCAATGAATTTGCAGCCAGGTCAACCGCTTTATGTGTTACTCTATGCGACTGCAATCATCTTCTTCTGTTTCTTTTATACAGCGCTGGTTTTCAACCCGCGTGAGACAGCAGATAACTTGAAGAAGTCTGGTGCATTTGTACCGGGTATCCGTCCGGGAGAACAAACGGCAAAGTATATTGATAAAATAATGACACGCCTGACTTTGATTGGTGCGTTGTACATTACTTTTATCTGCCTGATCCCGGAGTTTATGCGTGATGCGATGAAAGTTCCTTTCTACTTTGGTGGCACCTCGCTGCTCATCGTAGTCGTTGTCATCATGGACTTTATGGCACAAGTGCAAACTCTGCAGTATTCAAGTAAGTATGAGTCTGCATTGAAGAAAGCTAACCTGAAAGACACAAGTCGTTAA
- the rplO gene encoding 50S ribosomal protein L15 (ID:JIFNMEKO_02926;~source:Prodigal:2.6), with the protein MRLNTLSPAEGSKHAPKRLGRGIGSGLGKTGGRGHKGQNSRSGGGVRRGFEGGQMPLYRRLPKFGFTSRKAMVTTEVRLSDLAKVEGGIVDLNTLKAANIIGIQIEFVKVILSGEVTAPVTVRGLRVTKGARAAIEAAGGKIEE; encoded by the coding sequence ATGCGTTTAAATACTCTGTCTCCGGCCGAAGGCTCTAAACACGCACCGAAACGTCTGGGACGTGGTATTGGTTCCGGTCTTGGTAAGACTGGCGGCCGTGGTCACAAAGGTCAGAACTCTCGTTCTGGCGGTGGCGTACGTCGCGGGTTTGAAGGTGGTCAGATGCCACTGTACCGTCGTTTACCTAAATTTGGTTTCACTTCTCGCAAAGCGATGGTGACAACCGAAGTTCGCCTTTCTGATCTGGCGAAGGTAGAAGGTGGTATTGTTGATCTGAATACATTGAAAGCAGCTAACATTATCGGCATTCAGATTGAATTCGTTAAAGTTATTCTGTCTGGAGAAGTTACTGCTCCGGTAACGGTTCGCGGTTTACGTGTCACTAAAGGTGCGCGTGCTGCAATCGAAGCCGCAGGCGGTAAAATTGAGGAATAA
- the rpmD gene encoding 50S ribosomal protein L30 (ID:JIFNMEKO_02927;~source:Prodigal:2.6) — protein MTMAKTIKITQTRSAIGRLPKHKATLLGLGLRRINHTVEREDTPAVRGMVNAISYMVKVEE, from the coding sequence ATGACCATGGCTAAGACTATTAAGATTACTCAAACCCGTAGTGCAATCGGTCGTCTGCCTAAGCATAAGGCAACACTGCTTGGCCTGGGTCTGCGTCGTATTAATCACACTGTAGAACGCGAGGATACTCCTGCGGTCCGTGGTATGGTTAACGCGATTTCCTATATGGTTAAAGTGGAGGAGTAA
- the rpsE gene encoding 30S ribosomal protein S5 (ID:JIFNMEKO_02928;~source:Prodigal:2.6) produces MAHIEKQAGELQEKLIAVNRVSKTVKGGRIFSFTALTVVGDGNGRIGFGYGKAREVPAAIQKAMEKARRNMINVALNNGTLQHPVKGVHTGSRVFMQPASEGTGIIAGGAMRAVLEVAGVHNVLAKAYGSTNPINVVRATLDGLANMNSPEMVAAKRGKSVEDILG; encoded by the coding sequence ATGGCACACATCGAAAAACAAGCTGGCGAACTGCAGGAAAAGCTGATCGCGGTTAATCGCGTATCGAAAACCGTTAAAGGTGGTCGTATCTTCTCTTTCACTGCGTTGACAGTGGTTGGTGACGGTAATGGTCGCATCGGTTTTGGTTACGGAAAAGCCCGTGAAGTTCCGGCAGCGATCCAGAAAGCGATGGAAAAAGCTCGTCGCAATATGATTAACGTCGCGCTGAATAACGGTACTCTGCAGCACCCTGTTAAAGGTGTGCATACAGGTTCTCGTGTGTTCATGCAGCCAGCTTCTGAAGGTACCGGTATCATTGCCGGCGGTGCAATGCGCGCCGTTCTAGAAGTTGCTGGGGTTCATAACGTTCTGGCTAAAGCCTACGGTTCCACTAACCCGATCAACGTGGTTCGTGCAACTCTGGATGGCCTGGCCAATATGAATTCACCTGAGATGGTCGCAGCTAAGCGTGGCAAATCCGTTGAAGACATTCTGGGGTGA
- the rplR gene encoding 50S ribosomal protein L18 (ID:JIFNMEKO_02929;~source:Prodigal:2.6), with product MDKKSARIRRATRARRKLKELGATRLVVHRTPRHIYAQVIAPNGSEVLVAASTVETAISEQLKYTGNKDAAAVVGKAVAERALEKGISKVSFDRSGFQYHGRVQALADAAREAGLQF from the coding sequence ATGGATAAGAAATCTGCTCGTATCCGTCGTGCGACCCGCGCACGCCGCAAGCTCAAAGAGCTGGGTGCAACTCGTCTGGTGGTACATCGTACCCCGCGTCATATTTACGCACAGGTGATTGCTCCTAACGGTTCTGAAGTTCTGGTCGCTGCTTCCACAGTAGAAACGGCAATCAGTGAGCAACTTAAGTACACAGGAAACAAAGACGCTGCAGCCGTAGTTGGCAAAGCTGTCGCAGAACGTGCTCTGGAAAAAGGCATCAGCAAAGTCTCTTTCGACCGTTCAGGTTTCCAATATCATGGTCGTGTCCAGGCACTGGCAGATGCTGCCCGTGAAGCTGGCCTACAGTTCTAA
- the rplF gene encoding 50S ribosomal protein L6 (ID:JIFNMEKO_02930;~source:Prodigal:2.6) translates to MSRVAKAPVVIPAGVEVKLNGQVISIKGKNGELTRAINAAVEVKHAENVLTFAPREGFTDGWAQAGTSRALLNSMVIGVTEGFTKKLQLVGVGYRAAVKGNAVSLALGFSHPVEHPLPAGITAECPTQTEIVLKGADKQLIGQVAADLRAYRRPEPYKGKGVRYADEVVRTKEAKKK, encoded by the coding sequence ATGTCTCGTGTTGCTAAAGCACCTGTCGTTATTCCTGCCGGCGTAGAGGTAAAACTCAACGGTCAGGTTATTTCGATTAAAGGTAAAAACGGCGAGCTGACTCGTGCTATTAACGCTGCTGTAGAAGTGAAGCATGCTGAAAACGTTCTGACTTTCGCACCTCGCGAAGGCTTCACGGACGGTTGGGCGCAGGCCGGTACTTCTCGTGCACTGTTAAATAGCATGGTTATCGGTGTTACCGAAGGCTTCACTAAGAAGCTGCAGCTGGTTGGTGTAGGTTATCGTGCAGCGGTTAAGGGCAATGCTGTGAGTCTGGCCTTAGGCTTTTCTCACCCAGTTGAGCACCCACTGCCTGCGGGAATCACAGCAGAATGTCCAACACAAACTGAAATCGTGCTGAAAGGCGCTGATAAGCAGTTAATTGGTCAGGTAGCAGCTGATTTACGCGCCTACCGTCGTCCTGAGCCTTATAAAGGCAAGGGTGTTCGTTACGCCGACGAAGTCGTGCGTACCAAAGAGGCTAAGAAGAAGTAA
- the rpsH gene encoding 30S ribosomal protein S8 (ID:JIFNMEKO_02931;~source:Prodigal:2.6) — protein MSMQDPIADMLTRIRNGQAAHKVAVTMPSSKLKVAIANVLKEEGYIEEFKIEGDIKPELELTLKYFQGKAVVESIQRVSRPGLRIYKRKDELPKVMAGLGIAVVSTSKGVMTDRAARQAGLGGEIICYVA, from the coding sequence ATGAGCATGCAAGATCCGATCGCGGATATGCTGACCCGTATCCGTAACGGTCAGGCCGCACACAAAGTTGCGGTCACCATGCCTTCCTCCAAGCTGAAAGTGGCAATTGCCAACGTGCTGAAGGAAGAAGGTTATATTGAAGAATTTAAAATCGAAGGCGACATCAAGCCTGAACTGGAACTGACGTTGAAGTATTTCCAGGGAAAGGCAGTGGTAGAGAGCATCCAGCGTGTAAGCCGTCCTGGTCTGCGTATTTATAAACGCAAAGACGAGCTGCCAAAAGTAATGGCAGGGCTGGGCATCGCGGTTGTTTCTACCTCTAAAGGTGTTATGACTGATCGTGCAGCGCGCCAGGCTGGTCTTGGTGGCGAAATTATCTGCTACGTAGCTTAA
- the rpsN gene encoding 30S ribosomal protein S14 (ID:JIFNMEKO_02932;~source:Prodigal:2.6): MAKQSMKAREVVRVKLADKYRAKREELKAIISSVNSSDEDRWNAVLKLQTLPRDSSPSRQRNRCRQTGRPHAFLRKFGLSRIKVREAAMRGEIPGLKKASW, translated from the coding sequence ATGGCTAAGCAATCAATGAAGGCGCGCGAAGTTGTTCGCGTCAAACTGGCTGATAAGTATCGTGCGAAGCGCGAAGAATTAAAAGCTATCATCTCTAGTGTGAACTCATCCGACGAAGATCGTTGGAATGCTGTTCTTAAGCTGCAGACTCTGCCGCGTGATTCCAGCCCGTCTCGTCAGCGTAACCGCTGCCGTCAAACTGGCCGTCCGCACGCTTTCCTGCGGAAGTTCGGGTTGAGCCGTATTAAGGTCCGTGAAGCCGCTATGCGCGGTGAAATCCCGGGTCTGAAAAAGGCTAGCTGGTAA
- the rplE gene encoding 50S ribosomal protein L5 (ID:JIFNMEKO_02933;~source:Prodigal:2.6) has product MAKLHDYYKDEVVKKLMTEFNYNSVMQVPRVEKITLNMGVGEAIADKKLLDNAAADLTAIAGQKPIITKARKSVAGFKIRQGYPIGCKVTLRGERMWEFFERLISIAVPRIRDFRGLSTKSFDGRGNYSMGVREQIIFPEIDYDKVDRVRGLDITITTTAKSDDEGRALLAAFDFPFRK; this is encoded by the coding sequence ATGGCGAAACTGCATGATTACTACAAAGACGAAGTAGTTAAAAAACTCATGACAGAGTTTAACTACAATTCTGTCATGCAAGTCCCTCGGGTCGAGAAGATCACCCTGAACATGGGTGTAGGTGAAGCAATTGCTGATAAAAAACTGCTGGATAATGCAGCAGCAGATTTAACAGCGATTGCCGGTCAAAAGCCGATCATCACCAAAGCACGCAAATCAGTTGCAGGCTTCAAAATCCGCCAGGGCTATCCGATCGGCTGTAAAGTAACTCTGCGTGGCGAACGCATGTGGGAGTTCTTTGAGCGTCTGATCTCTATTGCTGTACCACGTATTCGTGACTTCCGTGGCTTGTCCACCAAGTCTTTCGATGGTCGTGGAAACTACAGCATGGGCGTTCGTGAGCAGATCATCTTCCCAGAAATCGACTATGACAAAGTCGATCGCGTTCGTGGTTTGGATATCACCATTACCACTACTGCGAAATCTGACGATGAAGGCCGTGCACTGCTGGCTGCCTTTGACTTCCCGTTCCGCAAGTAA
- the rplX gene encoding 50S ribosomal protein L24 (ID:JIFNMEKO_02934;~source:Prodigal:2.6): MAAKIRRDDEIIVLTGKDKGKRGKVKNVLSSGKVIVEGINLVKKHQKPVPAMNQPGGIVEKEAAIQVSNVALYNSATGKADRVGFRFEDGKKVRFFKSTSETIK, translated from the coding sequence ATGGCAGCTAAAATCCGTCGTGATGACGAAATTATCGTGTTGACCGGTAAAGACAAAGGTAAGCGCGGTAAAGTAAAAAATGTCCTGTCTTCTGGTAAGGTCATTGTTGAAGGTATCAACCTGGTTAAAAAACATCAGAAGCCGGTTCCGGCTATGAATCAACCAGGTGGCATCGTTGAAAAAGAAGCTGCTATTCAGGTTTCTAACGTTGCGCTTTATAACAGTGCCACTGGCAAGGCTGACCGTGTAGGCTTCAGATTTGAAGACGGCAAAAAAGTCCGTTTCTTTAAATCTACAAGCGAAACTATCAAGTAA
- the rplN gene encoding 50S ribosomal protein L14 (ID:JIFNMEKO_02935;~source:Prodigal:2.6), giving the protein MIQEQTMLNVADNSGARRVMCIKVLGGSHRRYAGVGDIIKITIKEAIPRGKVKKGDVLKAVVVRTKKGVRRPDGSVIRFDGNACVILNNNTEQPIGTRIFGPVTRELRNEKFMKIISLAPEVL; this is encoded by the coding sequence ATGATCCAAGAACAGACTATGCTGAACGTCGCCGACAACTCCGGTGCACGTCGCGTAATGTGTATCAAGGTTCTGGGTGGCTCGCACCGTCGCTACGCAGGCGTAGGCGACATCATCAAAATTACCATCAAAGAAGCAATTCCGCGTGGTAAGGTTAAAAAAGGTGATGTGCTGAAGGCGGTAGTGGTGCGCACCAAGAAGGGTGTTCGTCGCCCTGACGGTTCTGTCATTCGCTTCGATGGTAATGCATGCGTTATTTTAAACAATAACACAGAGCAGCCTATCGGAACGCGTATTTTTGGGCCGGTAACTCGTGAACTTCGTAATGAAAAGTTCATGAAAATTATCTCTCTGGCACCTGAAGTACTCTAA
- the rpsQ gene encoding 30S ribosomal protein S17 (ID:JIFNMEKO_02936;~source:Prodigal:2.6): MTDKIRTLQGRVTSDKMEKSIVVAIERFVKHPIYGKFIKRTTKLHVHDENNECGIGDVVEIRECRPLSKTKSWTLVRVVEKAVL; this comes from the coding sequence ATGACCGATAAAATCCGTACTCTGCAAGGTCGTGTGACTAGTGACAAGATGGAAAAATCTATCGTTGTTGCTATCGAACGTTTTGTGAAACACCCTATCTACGGTAAATTCATTAAGCGTACGACGAAATTGCATGTACACGACGAAAACAATGAATGCGGAATTGGCGACGTGGTGGAAATCCGCGAATGCCGTCCATTGTCCAAGACAAAATCATGGACTCTGGTTCGCGTTGTTGAGAAAGCGGTTCTGTAA
- the rpmC gene encoding 50S ribosomal protein L29 (ID:JIFNMEKO_02937;~source:Prodigal:2.6), translated as MKATELREKSIEELNTELLNLLREQFNLRMQAASGQLQQTHLLKQVRRDVARVKTLLTEKAGA; from the coding sequence ATGAAAGCAACAGAGCTGCGTGAAAAAAGCATTGAAGAGCTGAATACCGAGCTGCTTAACCTGCTGCGTGAGCAGTTTAATCTGCGCATGCAGGCAGCATCCGGCCAGCTTCAGCAAACTCATTTGTTGAAGCAAGTGCGTCGTGATGTTGCACGCGTTAAGACTTTACTGACTGAGAAGGCGGGTGCGTAA
- the rplP gene encoding 50S ribosomal protein L16 (ID:JIFNMEKO_02938;~source:Prodigal:2.6) yields MLQPKRTKFRKVHKGRNRGLAAGTDISFGTFGLKAVGRGRLTARQIEAARRAMTRAVKRQGKIWIRVFPDKPITEKPLEVRMGKGKGNVEYWVALIQPGKVLYEMDGVPEELAREAFKLAAAKLPIKTTFVTKTVM; encoded by the coding sequence ATGTTACAACCAAAGCGTACAAAATTCCGTAAAGTGCATAAAGGCCGCAACCGTGGTCTGGCTGCCGGTACGGATATTAGCTTCGGCACTTTCGGTTTGAAAGCTGTTGGCCGTGGTCGCCTGACCGCTCGTCAGATCGAAGCCGCACGTCGTGCAATGACACGTGCAGTTAAGCGTCAAGGTAAAATTTGGATTCGGGTATTCCCGGACAAACCAATTACCGAGAAGCCGCTGGAAGTGCGTATGGGTAAAGGTAAAGGTAACGTGGAATATTGGGTTGCCTTGATCCAGCCTGGTAAAGTCCTGTATGAAATGGACGGTGTTCCGGAAGAGCTGGCCCGTGAAGCATTCAAGCTGGCAGCAGCAAAACTGCCTATCAAAACCACCTTTGTAACTAAGACGGTGATGTAA
- the rpsC gene encoding 30S ribosomal protein S3 (ID:JIFNMEKO_02939;~source:Prodigal:2.6): MGQKVHPNGIRLGIVKPWNSTWFANTKEFADNLDSDFKVRQFLMKELAKASVSRIVIERPAKSIRVTIHTARPGIVIGKKGEDVEKLRNVVANIAGVPAQINIAEVRKPELDAKLVADSITSQLERRVMFRRAMKRAVQNAMRLGAKGIKVEVSGRLGGAEIARTEWYREGRVPLHTLRADIDYNTSEAHTTYGVIGVKVWIFKGEILGGMAAVEQPEQPAAQPKKQQRKGRK; encoded by the coding sequence ATGGGTCAGAAAGTACATCCTAATGGTATTCGACTGGGTATTGTAAAACCCTGGAACTCTACCTGGTTCGCCAATACCAAAGAATTCGCTGACAACCTGGACAGCGATTTTAAAGTACGTCAGTTCCTGATGAAAGAGCTGGCAAAAGCATCTGTGTCACGTATCGTTATCGAACGCCCGGCAAAAAGTATTCGTGTGACTATTCACACTGCTCGTCCTGGTATCGTTATCGGTAAGAAAGGCGAAGATGTTGAAAAACTGCGCAACGTCGTAGCTAATATTGCTGGCGTTCCTGCGCAGATCAATATTGCCGAAGTACGCAAGCCTGAACTGGATGCTAAATTGGTTGCTGACAGCATCACTTCACAGCTGGAGCGTCGTGTGATGTTCCGCCGTGCTATGAAGCGTGCTGTACAGAATGCAATGCGTCTTGGTGCTAAAGGAATCAAAGTTGAAGTCAGTGGCCGTCTTGGCGGTGCAGAAATCGCACGTACTGAATGGTATCGTGAAGGCCGTGTGCCATTGCATACTCTGCGTGCCGATATTGATTACAACACTTCTGAAGCACACACCACATATGGTGTTATTGGCGTAAAAGTGTGGATCTTCAAAGGCGAGATCCTGGGTGGTATGGCTGCTGTTGAACAACCGGAACAACCGGCTGCTCAACCTAAAAAGCAGCAGCGTAAAGGCCGTAAGTAA
- the rplV gene encoding 50S ribosomal protein L22 (ID:JIFNMEKO_02940;~source:Prodigal:2.6), whose translation METIAKHRHARSSAQKVRLVADLVRGKKVSQALDILTYTNKKAAVLVKKVLESAIANAEHNDGADIDDLKITKIFVDEGPSMKRIMPRAKGRADRILKRTSHITVVVSDR comes from the coding sequence ATGGAAACTATCGCTAAACATCGCCACGCTCGTTCTTCTGCACAGAAGGTTCGTCTGGTAGCAGATCTTGTACGCGGTAAGAAAGTGTCGCAGGCTCTGGACATTTTGACCTACACCAATAAAAAAGCGGCTGTACTGGTCAAAAAAGTACTGGAATCTGCTATTGCTAACGCAGAACACAACGATGGCGCTGACATTGATGATCTGAAAATCACGAAGATCTTCGTCGACGAAGGCCCTAGCATGAAGCGTATTATGCCGCGTGCAAAAGGTCGTGCAGATCGCATCCTGAAGCGCACCAGCCACATTACTGTGGTTGTGTCCGATCGCTGA
- the rpsS gene encoding 30S ribosomal protein S19 (ID:JIFNMEKO_02941;~source:Prodigal:2.6) gives MPRSLKKGPFIDLHLLKKVEKAVESGDKKPLRTWSRRSTIFPNMIGLTIAVHNGRQHVPVFVSDEMVGHKLGEFAPTRTYRGHAADKKAKKR, from the coding sequence ATGCCACGTTCTCTCAAGAAAGGTCCATTTATTGACCTGCACTTGCTGAAGAAGGTAGAGAAAGCGGTGGAAAGCGGTGACAAGAAGCCATTGCGCACCTGGTCCCGTCGTTCAACGATCTTCCCTAACATGATCGGTTTGACCATCGCTGTCCATAATGGTCGTCAGCACGTTCCTGTTTTTGTTTCCGATGAAATGGTCGGTCACAAACTGGGTGAATTTGCACCGACTCGTACTTATCGCGGTCACGCAGCTGATAAGAAAGCTAAGAAACGCTAA